A stretch of the Notamacropus eugenii isolate mMacEug1 chromosome 2, mMacEug1.pri_v2, whole genome shotgun sequence genome encodes the following:
- the POPDC3 gene encoding popeye domain-containing protein 3: MGENASIWWNLLGEHPLCTAWKQEAEGSIYHLASILFVVGFMGGSGFFGLLFVFSLLGLGFLCFSVWAWVDVCAADIFSWNFILFIICFMQFVHVAYQVRSVTFDKEFSELYSSLFQPLGITLPVFRKIVLCCQVVSLEKEHCYAMQGKTPIDKLALLVSGRIRVTADGEFLHYIFPLQFLDSPEWDSLRPTEEGIFQVTLIAETDCRYVAWRRKKLYLLFAQHRFISRLFSVLIGSDIADKLYALNDRVHIGKGYRYDIRLPNFYQAATPEIARSPLTEHFRKNTRRY, from the exons ATGGGAGAAAATGCAAGCATATGGTGGAACTTGCTTGGTGAACATCCACTCTGCACAGCCTGGAAGCAAGAGGCAGAAGGCTCCATTTATCACCTTGCCAGTATTTTATTCGTAGTTGGTTTCATGGGAGGGAGTGGATTCTTTGGGCTCCTCTTTGTATTCAGTTTGCTGGGATTGGGCTTCCTCTGTTTTTCAGTTTGGGCGTGGGTAGACGTCTGTGCTGCTGACATATTCTCCTGGAACTTTATCCTGTTCATCATCTGCTTCATGCAGTTTGTTCACGTGGCCTATCAGGTTCGAAGTGTCACCTTTGACAAAGAATTCAGTGAGCTCTACAGCTCTCTGTTCCAGCCTCTGGGGATTACTTTGCCTGTCTTCAGGAAGATCGTTTTGTGCTGCCAAGTGGTGTCATTGGAAAAGGAGCATTGTTATGCCATGCAGGGCAAAACACCCATCGATAAACTTGCCTTACTTGTGTCAGGAAG GATCAGAGTGACGGCGGATGGAGAATTTCTGCATTATATTTTCCCCCTTCAATTCCTGGATTCTCCTGAATGGGATTCACTTAGACCCACAGAAGAGGGCATTTTTCAG GTAACCCTCATAGCAGAGACAGACTGTCGGTACGTGGCTTGGAGGCGAAAGAAACTGTATTTGCTCTTTGCTCAGCATCGTTTCATCTCCCGCCTGTTTTCTGTATTAATTGGCAGTGATATTGCTGACAAACTCTATGCCTTGAATGACAGGGTACACATAGGCAAAGGCTATCGCTATGACATCCGGTTACCTAACTTCTATCAAGCTGCCACGCCAGAAATAGCCAGATCACCCCTGACAGAACATTTTCGGAAAAACACCAGAAGATACTAA